Proteins encoded together in one Penicillium digitatum chromosome 1, complete sequence window:
- a CDS encoding Golgi membrane protein (Coy1), putative, whose protein sequence is MDSFAITEGLVPQDQHDSPPESPISSKLTEETNKFQRAISAWRGIDLTNTLVKLDATATDLVEQQRRALVQRKDLAQKTKDYKKLDDESKLSEYKTLLKSYQSFIDLLTNQGKTSSSSFLQLYSSLSEAPDPYPLLEASVDSLVLSEDTVPKLTSERDQLQKSVDRLTRQQEETEKRLQEERAARRKLEENQESRAKEIEASWNAVLTEKTNNWAAKEKTLEEKVENQDRLIKELKASYEVSQRLGEGGNQGDDIEGSRSGATAAELELVSADLEKTSLRLADVEARNEQMRLELAQAASHASGPISVEDDPDYLRLQSENSSLLRKLDAARFDKDSERHTWEAKLLQSERAASKAAAEREELRVRLAKVADYDEIRRELEMIRSVEFAAGDDDEAGDGAGDGTAADANGEVAKSKDKNSLEQLLMARNKKLTDDLTLLRVSHRDIQGQLEALGTELSTSKGELEKSRTLSTTLENDLLRVQAEAANAFPSSAMSVAGTYTSRYPHSARRGASSPTSSIISGFDQSAVSANAIESMRAGEAVGGGSGLLPMIQAQRDRFKKKNAELEEELSKLYATVKSLRQEVASLQKDNLSLYEKTRYVSTYSRGQGASTSASSIANTPSSTSVYTSADTPSGLSLDRYQNAYEARISPFAAFRGRESARAYKRMSLPERIVFSLTRVILANRTSRNLFAGYCFALHLLLFTVLYMMSTTEIEKHSAMDSVSSAAAVAYGGSSGGRGGSQLHGDDWQQEGFN, encoded by the exons ATGGATTCATTTGCCATTACAGAGGGTTTGGTTCCTCAGGACCAACATGACAGCCCACCTGAATCACCCATATCCAGCAAATTGACCGAAGAGACCAACAAGTTTCAACGCGCCATTTCAGCCTGGAGAG GGATTGATTTGACCAACACGCTTGTGAAACTCGATGCAACCGCTACCGATCTCGTTGAACAACAACGCCGTGCACTCGTGCAAAGAAAGGACCTAGCGCAGAAGACAAAAGACTACAAAAAGCTAGACGATGAATCTAAGCTCTCGGAATACAAAACGTTACTGAAATCCTATCAGTCCTTTATCGATCTTTTGACCAACCAAGGCAAGACGTCATCGTCTTCCTTCTTACAACTATACTCTTCATTATCCGAGGCTCCGGACCCCTACCCACTCCTGGAAGCTTCGGTCGACTCCCTTGTCTTGTCCGAAGATACAGTTCCTAAGCTGACCTCGGAAAGAGACCAACTGCAGAAGTCAGTGGATCGTCTCACCAGGCAACAAGAGGAGACTGAGAAACGCCTGCAGGAGGAACGTGCTGCGCGAAGGAAACTAGAGGAAAACCAAGAATCAAGAGCTAAGGAGATCGAAGCATCATGGAATGCTGTCTTGACAGAAAAGACAAATAACTGGGCGGCAAAGGAGAAGACGTTAGAGGAGAAAGTGGAAAACCAGGATCGACTGATCAAGGAGCTCAAAGCAAGTTACGAAGTCTCCCAGCGCCTGGGTGAGGGTGGTAATCAGGGTGACGATATCGAGGGTTCGCGAAGTGGCGCTACTGCAGCTGAGCTCGAGCTCGTTTCTGCTGATTTGGAGAAAACAAGCTTGAGGTTGGCTGATGTGGAAGCACGCAATGAACAAATGCGGTTGGAGCTGGCTCAGGCTGCATCACATGCATCTGGTCCTATTTCTGTTGAGGACGACCCAGATTACTTACGACTCCAGTCGGAGAACTCTTCCTTGCTTCGGAAACTCGATGCTGCACGATTTGACAAAGACTCGGAACGACACACTTGGGAAGCTAAACTGCTTCAATCGGAGCGAGCTGCTTCAAAGGCAGCGGCGGAAAGGGAAGAGTTGCGTGTGCGGTTAGCAAAGGTAGCTGACTACGATGAGATCCGCCGGGAGCTGGAGATGATCAGGTCGGTTGAGTTTGCAGCCGGTGACGATGATGAGGCGGGAGACGGTGCTGGTGATGGTACCGCGGCTGATGCAAATGGTGAGGTGGCCAAATCCAAAGACAAGAACTCCCTGGAGCAACTCCTCATGGCCCGGAACAAGAAATTGACAGATGACCTCACCCTCCTACGAGTATCGCACCGCGATATCCAAGGGCAGCTTGAAGCACTAGGAACTGAGCTTTCAACTTCGAAGGGGGAGCTGGAAAAGTCACGAACCCTGTCAACCACTCTTGAAAATGACCTCCTTCGCGTGCAAGCTGAGGCTGCAAATGCATTCCCATCCTCGGCCATGTCTGTTGCAGGGACCTACACATCAAGATACCCGCACTCTGCCCGTCGGGGCGCATCATCGCCCACCTCATCCATCATCTCTGGCTTTGACCAGAGTGCCGTGTCTGCAAACGCCATAGAATCAATGCGTGCAGGAGAAGCTGTTGGTGGCGGTTCTGGCCTCCTACCTATGATTCAGGCCCAACGAGATCGCTTCAAGAAAAAGAATGCTGAACTCGAAGAAGAGCTGTCAAAGTTATATGCCACCGTCAAGTCTCTGCGACAGGAAGTTGCATCGCTCCAAAAGGACAACCTAAGCCTTTACGAAAAGACTCGCTATGTCTCTACCTATAGTCGTGGTCAGGGTGCTTCCACATCTGCATCATCAATTGCAAACACCCCCAGCTCAACTTCCGTCTATACCTCTGCAGACACGCCTTCTGGTCTGTCTCTCGACCGATATCAGAACGCCTACGAGGCTCGAATCTCACCATTTGCCGCATTCCGGGGCCGTGAATCAGCACGCGCATACAAACGCATGAGCCTACCCGAGCGGATTGTATTCTCTCTCACTCGAGTCATTCTGGCCAACCGGACGAGTCGGAACCTATTCGCTGGCTACTGCTTTGCACTCCACCTTCTGCTTTTCACTGTGCTCTATATGATGAGCACAACGGAGATTGAGAAACATAGCGCTATGGACTCCGTCAGTAGCGCCGCTGCCGTTGCATACGGTGGTAGTAGTGGAGGCAGAGGTGGGAGCCAGCTGCACGGTGATGACTGGCAGCAGGAAGGTTTCAACTAA